The following is a genomic window from Daphnia magna isolate NIES linkage group LG4, ASM2063170v1.1, whole genome shotgun sequence.
CGAATCAAGTAAGAATCCTAACACTGGCGTCAATCGGAAAATTCATAACAAATGTCTTCTTTTCTCCCCAATCAGCTGTGGCTCATGAGCAGCGTTTAGTCGTTGAAAATCCAGAAAAGTACTTCCGCTCCCGCCAGGGCTCACTCACGCCCAGTTCAGTAGTCGATGACATACCTCCTTCGCCTAGGCCAAAGGTAGATTTAAAAATCTTAAATACAATTGACATGATTAATTacacttaaaataaaaacgtatAGATGGAAAGAACTACCAGCAATGTGCCCCATGCCAGGGCTGAAACGCCAAGAAAAGTGACGCACAATCACGACGAAGATGATTCTGAAGAAGAAAGCGAGAAATCTTCGTAAAATGTCAAGTCTCGTCTCGAATCCTGAAATTACGTTTTCGAAAAAAGCTTCAGTCAAACGCATTCGATTCTTCCCGTCGAGTaaactatttcattttttttatctattttttttttcctttgtaaaATTTAGCTCTTAAGCTACACCTTCAATAGAAGAGCTTGTGTCAGAATTTTTGTCGGAGTGTTTTGATTTCTCTACTTTAGCAATCGATCAGAggtttttttctcaaaatgtTCTTTACAGTTAACTGCAGCTTGAATGGATATTACCAAACTCTCGGATTGCAAGAGCATTTCTGTTCATTTGAGCTCAATCGATGTGTAACAATGATACAAAATTAGAGTTAAAAATTCGATTACTTAAATCGTAAAAGATGCCCAAGCCTAGAAAGAGCACAACCCAGCCCTTACATGCAAGTTAATAGTAATTCCCTTAACTAGACAGATTTTTTTACCTgtcaattcttcttcttcttacctTTGTATTTTGAGAGGatggaaaaacaacaacttcgTTGTTGTACATTTTGATGCATAATAAAGAATTGAAAATTGAAGGAAAATCTCCGAAGAATGGCAAGGTTCACATCTGCATTGTTGATGTATTGCAACCTCCTATGAAGGTAAATTTTATACGATCGCAACAGTTTACACCCGGGATACCGCGAAATTGCATCACACAGGCACTTAAAAGCACAATAAATAGCTCACGCTGAGATTGGCTGAAATCGTTTTAACCAGCAACTTCTTTGCCTCGTTTCTGTAGACAGAATGGTTTCCTTTTGGCCTTTCGAGCAACTTTCAGGCGAATCATTTCGGATGCGACGTCAATTTCGGGAGGACCAGAAGTGTCGTAAAGATCGACGCATACAAAAGGCATGATGTGAACTACCCTTGCCACGAGATCTCGGTTCTTTATCAAGGAAACTAGCACATTTTGTGCTTCAATGGTGTTGGCCTCCGCTGAAGTTTCGACTCCATTCAGAAACATTTCAACAGCTTGAGTTGGTAAATGAACAAATCGTGGCATCGGGTTGCAAATGTTCCTCATATGCACCAACTGTGAATTTCCGTAATCTACGAAATAAATTCCGAAAAAATCGTTCTCTCCTTCTTCCATTACTCTTCCACGATACCACTTGTTGTCTTCTGGAGACCGAGCGATAACAATGTCGCCAGCAGATGGAGCTACAGTAATCCTATGTGGAAAGTAATTGGTGGTGTACTCTTCTTGTAGAGCTTTCTATTGGcgaacgaagaaaaagatttaCAGTAAACAATtccgaaatgaaaaaaaaaaaaaagtctaacCTGCAAAGATTCCAGCGTTTCGCTTTCATTCGTCATCCGTGGATGCATATTGCAAATTTCTCGTTCCATGAGGTAAGATGCCATAGAATCGAAATGCGCTAAGGACGCATGTTACTTGTACATGGACCAGGGATCCCGAAACCAAATGTAAAGAAGGTATATGGACGTAAACTTCAATTTTGTCTTCTGTCGAAACGTTTTTCCGTTCGTTGCTGTGCAAATGATCACACTTGATACCTAGATATCACCGGAATAAATATCATTGACTAAACAAATGATTTCTCTTTATTACCTTTGTAGCAACTTCCTTTCGCTGCAAAAAATCGACAAATTCTCTCTTCATCTTTAGGAATGTAACCCGTAGTTACCGAGTCGTAGTTTTCAGTGTTCAGCGCAGCAGTATTCATAGGAGAGTAGTAATCGTCGTACATAGGATCACCCCATTCTGACTCAACATCATCTAGGACAGGTTGCTCTGAAAATGTGTAACCTGTGGTTACCACCTTGAAAggaaaattataaattttggTAATACTAGCTGCTTCTTGGAAAACGTTGGAGGACGCAAAGCCAAGTAGAACAAGTTGCTCGTTCACCGAGTATTTTTGATCGTCGCCATCTTTCAACATGAGGAGTGGAAGTGCACCATTTCTGTCTAAATGCGTCGAACTGAATAAGGCCGTCAACTCTTGATCGATGCCTGCTAGTTCGATGAATTTGTCGGTTGCGTCCAACGACCATTCTTCAGAATtctatattttatttaaaaaaaaaccaaaaaaaaaaacaatgtgtTACGAATTTcacaacaaaatataaaatcTTGATATACCTCCGATTTTTGAAAAGGGTAAATTCCGTCAAGCCGACAGAGGAGTGCCAAGCAAGGGATTTTCACGATTTCTTTGACTAGGGGTCTTAAGTGGCAAACTGCGACAACTTCGACGTTCCCCCAATCCACTAAAAAGACGGTACAAGTTGTTTTATGTTTGATTTCGCCCGGAGTTTTCCATCCGATTTCGTCGTTGGTCTCAACACTAAGAATTTCTGCGCGTGACCAAAAGTTGGTTTGCTTTTCTTGGACGACCCAAAACGATCCCACCTCCGGCTGGGTAACAGGTACTGGTTGTGAGTTTTCATACAACTCATTTAAACGTTCAGACAGCGGCTTGACGATGGTTGAAATCTCGTCACGTAGATGGACATAGAAATGAGTTGGTGATATCACATGCGAGAAACGGCAGTAAAGTGtgtttaaacttgaatttccAAGCGCTGGCGACTTTCGTGGTTTAAGGATCGATCCATATTGATACCTCAATGAGATTGGAGTTTTGTTCGAGTCCTGATGATCGGAATCCAAAAATTGCTTCATCAACAAGGGATCGGGTGGATCGCGGAACAGCACATCAGAAGGAATCGCATCCGATGAGTTATGTTCTAGTGGcgagaaaaaatgaaatttgtgCAGCCGAAATTTAATTGATAACAGTCATACCTAAACTATACGATTGCAAGGGCGATGCCCTGTTGGCAGGAGGTACGAAAAGGAGAGCATCAATATCATCCACCATATTACTTGTTAATGTGGCAGGAGAGCTTTTCTTAGTTGTAGAGATTTTTAACGGAATTGCACGGATTTTGGCGTTCTGATCTGTTGCAGAGGACAGTGCTACATTGGCTGAGCCAGAACACGAGGTTCGTTTAGTTCCCATTAGCATTTTCATCCTGATCAGAACGATTTCTAGTTCCGTTCTCAGCGTTCTGTTGCTTGTTTTCGACGAAGTACGGCCTGGGGGAAACGAATTCTTGTGCATCGACATTCAGCGATTTTATACTCTTAGATTTTTGATTGGCCGAAAGCGTACTATTACTCCGGGATGTGGACAATAAGTGTTCGGAATTGGAAGGCAAAGAAACGTTCGACGCAGACCTGTTAGATGGAACAGGATCGGATTCTAGAATTTCATACCTGCTTTTCAACGAAAGATTCGTCTTCAACAAACTTTCTTTCGGTTCCATCTCGAACGAGAGACTTTCTGAGAAAGATTCTTGAACACGAGGAGGCTCGTTATTGACGAGATCGGAGGAAACTGCGTGCGATAACGGATGCGGGTTGAACGGCTTTCCCATTCCCTTTTCGATCATAGCCATTGCTACATCCATAATCTTTTTGCAATCTCTATTACGGAGGGACACGTAATAGTCTGGAATGTAATTCAAGAAGGTCTCGGTATTCTCGTGTTCTTTAGGGGGACGACGGAAGACTGCTATTATGCTTTCGCACGACTGATTAAAGAACAATATGGCGTTCGGTTCCCATATCTCCTTCACTGGTTCTAAATCGTGCATCGCGCATAACAAACCATGGGCAGGTTCAAGACAGAATGATTTTTGGATAGAATAGAGCTGGTCAACTGCAGCTGTAATGGTTTCCCCATAATCAACCAATATGATTTCCAGGGTAGTTGCAGCTGTTTTGAACTCCATGGCCGTTATCTGGCAAAAACAATATGATATGATGGAAATGTACATACTTCTTATGGATTTCTTACCACTTTTCCTCTACAATACTTTCCCGAgtgtaaacaaacaacaaaagtgCCAGGACAAGGCAGCATCTTTAATGGGGTGCAATTACGATAAGCAACGTTGAGTTGTTCTTCAAGACTTTCGACTGAAGTAGATTCTAGTTTAAGCCAAAATCTGCTTGGTGAACCAGGTGAAAGAATTTCAACCAAGTATGGTTTATTAAACACAATACTTGTTTTGGGTACAATCAAATTGCAAACAGAACCTGTTGCTTCCTGATTCTTAGAATGGAAATAAACCATTAAGCTTGAATCTGACTAGCAGTGAAAAGATTTATATACTACTTGGTTGCTTGGACataaattatgtttttcatcTGGGATTGCATTGGCAACTGTAGCCAACTTTTCTCTGCATTCCTTGAGCACAGTATTCATCATATCAAGATTTTCCAGCACATCTGGATTGCTACCGTTGACAAATAGATTTTCAACAGCATTTTCAGCTCTGTTGTAAGTGGTGTCCAAAAACTGTTGGATTTTCTCTCGGTGAACACGAATGTCTTTCAGCGTAAGATTTTTGAATTCATGGTCAGTGGAAGACATCGTAGGAAACCTGTGGACAGCAATGCACAACTAGATTTAAATGACTGGTTCTCTGCTAGTTTCATGTAGTTCACCTTAACTTCCCGCGTATTTTCCACCCTAGATCAAAAGCACGTGTTTAACACTTTTGGCCCGCGATTATCAATATGAGAAACttgtttcgtctgctaatCGTTTTTGCAAAATCCGAGGTAAACACAATCGCAAAAATCATTTggaaaataaatttcaattaatATTTAGATCTTCTTAAGATAGAcgaattcctttttatttgagaACGGGGGGTCTCAGTTTTCGAGAAGATGAAATACAATCCATAATATCTAACATTTTGGTctgtttgtttcgtttttgctaaataaatacaatttcctgttttgtaaaaaaaaatcgctaGATGGCTATCTTATCACCGTtgtagaaatttgaaaaatggtTATCGATATTCTTCCTTTTTGTATATTTCGTTTCtcgtttcaacattttttacGACTTCCGTAGTCAAAGATTATAACAAACTTGCATGTATTAATCGAATGTCTCGTGATTTGGTACAAATGTACAGGTTATGAGTGCTTAAGGGAGGGGAGGGGGTGGGTCAAACACAGAGAGTTGTGTACAATAGCCGGTTCATTGGGTTCAATTCTGACAAGAATCCTACCGATTATGACATTTGggtcaataaaaaaacaaaaaaaaaaactgaaattggATTAGACTGCGTGTGGCACGGCGCGCTAAAGTAATGTTGCGGTCAAACTACAACTCGCCCGAAGCTCGAACGAGACCTAGGATTGCAGTCGAACCTTTCGGATCTTTCGCAACTCGGTTTGCATATTAAAGGTAccgatatatatataatatttaatatAGTAGGTGTTCGACATGCTTATATCAACTGTACAACACAGAATTTTAGGGGCCGCATCAAACTTTGACCTTCACTCCCAGCGTCCAGTTTCGAAAATCGCCAATTACAGCTGAGATCGATCACGCAACATCCGAGTCTTTGTTTTCCCTCCCGCTAACGGAGAAAAATTCACACATAAACAAAACGTGGGTAAATCACCATCACAAAGCATTTGAGGGAAGAGGGGATCTTCGCAATCCCGccaaaaacacaatttttcaAATACCAATGGGGAAGGACGATAGAAATTGAAgagcaaatttaaaaaaaaaaaaaaaaaaaacatttttttttttatacaaagAGGGTTAATTTAGTGGTCGTCAATAAACGTGCGCACAAAGGGTGAACACCAGTGGGGTTTTGGATTTCTCTCGTTTTTCATTTAACAGGCCGCCCCTTGATGGCGTGGCGTTCGGCCATAACAACCGATCGTGTCCCATGGAGGTTGCCAGTTGAATATGTTTTGTACTGAGCTCTGACTTTCGTTTGTCCAacaatttctttctctttatgaTCTCTTCTCGCATATCAAAAAGCAAGACGGCGATCGCGTTGCGTTCGATTCCCAGGGACAATAGTAAAAACAACGGCACTTGTTTCCTTCTGTTTGTCAACACTCGAACGCGACAAACTGTTTTGCTATTCTACTTCATGTCGCGTCATTAACATAAGCAAATTATTtcgacaaaaacaaaaatatggcGCCACTCGACATTCTCGGCGAGTCCTTTCCAGTCTTCATTCAATCACGTAAGGATTATCACAGATTTTCCATCGGCAACGGTGGCGCTCCATTCAAACTCTtgcattttattatttatcatCATTCAAGTTGATTGCTGTCAAACAGAATAGTGGCTTATCTCCAGGGGCTGGGCTCCGCGCAGTGGATGTGCCAACGTGGTGGTCAGCTGTGGATTGTGTTCTTCGAGCGAATGGCCGGCGTAGTAGACGACCAAGTCGTTTAAGGTGGGGAATAAAAGGTAAGGCTCAGTGAAGCCGAACCCTCTCTCTGACCGGTGAATGAGAATGTGACCGACGCCCTTGTCCACTCGGCGATAGGCGATCGACAGAGCAAAAGGGGCGCTTCCGGCTGCGCTGCGACGGATCAAGAACGTGCCGTCCGCTTTGTTGGCCAAGAGACGCTCAGCATCCGGACGGGTGCAGTCCGGTATGAGCCAGTACTGACTGTCGGCGTGCATGTGCAACGGATGAGCTTGTCCAGCCGCTTGGCAAGGCACGGTTGGATGCTGGACGGCCGGAGCTGCTGCAACTTGCTGAATCGGTACCGGTATCGGAGCCGGCGGCGGCCCGTCTCCAGTTCCATCGTAAGCCTTGTTTTCAATGCCCGTCTGCGGCATCTGGGCGACAGCCGACGAGGCAGAAACGCTAAACGGTTGGGCGGCCGGGCCGCCTTCTTCTCCGTTGCTCATTCGATTGGGCTGAACTTCGGGGTTCTTTCCGTGACGTAAGAGCCACATTTGCAGGAGATCTCTCGTTTTGCACAGTTGGTGCAGCTCGGGTTTCAGGGCGTTCATCTCGCGATCCAGATTGCGACTCAAGACGGCCTGGACGCGCAGATTCTCCTGCAGCTCTTGGCGCGATTGCTTCAGCGTGTTCATGCGCGACTTGAGCAGCTCGTAGTTCTCCTTCAGACTGTGGATCTCGTGACGATGCGCCTCGCGTTGGAACTTCTCGTGCATGTGCAGCTGGTCTTCGAACATGGCGACGGCCTCGTCAAAGGCGTCCAGCGCTTGCTTCTTGAGCTGAATCTCCTGCGAACAGCGCGAATAATCATCGTGATACTGATCGTACAGACGAGATCGGTTCAAGTATTCGTAATGGATATCTTCCAGACgctgtttcattttctccACGTCACCATTGCCGGCTTCCACTTCTTCCGCCTTTTGAATCaaagaatttaattttgagtatttattttatcatttttttccctttatgaaatcaattaaaagctttaaaaaaacaacaacaacaacaaaagacaaacaaaaacttacGTGTTGAAACCGAGAAACTGGATAAAGCAATTTAACGTCCAATGTCGGATTGTACTGGGCCAGCGAGACGGACCGGTAAAAATGGATGAGTTCCGGCACGGAACCGAAACGGTACGGTTCGGAAAATCCGTAACGCCCCTGCCGGCTGCAGCAAATCTTGATGAGCTTATTGGATCCGCCTTTGCGCAACGTCAGCGTGTACTCGCCGGCTTTGGACGAGGCGTCACGCACCAGAAACGTCCCGTCGGGCGTGTCTTTCATCAGATCGTTGACTTCTTCGCGGGTGATGTTCCCCCAATACCAGTCGGCTTCGCTCATGGGGCGAAGGTCCATCTCGCTGGCGTTTGGAACTGTCACGTTGGCATCGGTGGGCGCGTTTTGCGACGCCGGTCGCAGGTGGTTTCGCGGAGGCAAAGTGGGCGCCGGAGCAAATTCGGGCATCGCTTCGCCCCAATCGCAGCGAAGTAAAAGCAATTCCAACACGCGAACGTGAGCCTCTGCGTTGTGGACAATTTGTctgaaaaccaaaagaaacGTTCATTCCCTTTCGATGAGCAAAATTTGTCtaaatcaaaaatgatttacATGATGCGTTCCCAGGGCGGCCGCAGGAAGATGTGGGCAAAGACTTGAATAATGAGGGTAGGAGGTTCACAACGTCCTCGGCCGTGTTGCCACTGGCAAAGTCGGCAAATGTGAGCCAGCAGATAACGCAGGGTGGCCCGATGAAGGTCTGGAAGTTGTTGAACAAGACGATACAACTGGGCGGCGCAATAATCGTCACGACtgatccctttttttttttttgaatcgtTGGGAAAATGTTCATTTGTTTAAAACCTGAACTCTGAAGGGGCCAAAACGTGCGACTTACGCGATGCTTCGATGATGGCGTCGTACCACTGCGACGGAATGAGTGGATCCGGCAATTCACGTAACAATTTTTTCAATCCGCTGGCCAAGACGTGCGGTTCGAATGCCGACAAATCACCGTCTGAATGCAACGCAAAATTTAAGTGAATTAGTCAGGCACATCATTTTAAATGCAAAACTTAAATCAATCAATGACAattaagaaaatgaaaacaaaccgGAATCGGTGCTCAATTGAAGGCATAACTGCGATATGGTCTCTGCACTGGGAGTGGTCGTCCTGTACAGACGATAGAGATCGAGACTGGGCGTGGTGGTGGCACGCTGCTCGATTTCCTGTACCAAACGCAAAACCACAGACGGCACAGAGGACGAATCGCTGCCAGTAGATAGTCGACATAATGCTACGCCGAAAACTGTTtctaaaaaccaaaaaaccaaacacaaaaaaatggggtTTCGATTAGAACCAAAATGGAACAGAAGAATTTTGCTCAAATGAGTTTGTGTTCTGATTTGTTCGAAAACCAACCTGTTCGATTATGGAGCCGGTTGGCCCGCTCGGGCAAGCCTTGCAGACAAGCGGGCAGTCCGGTTGCGGAGCAAGTTCGATGGGCAATCAATCCACAAgctgcaagaaaaacaaagaaatcaataagaaaaaaaaaataaaataaaataaaagaattcaTTTTAAGGAATGTcagtaaagaaaagaaaagaaaagaaaacttgcaGTGGCAGATAAGTCCTTGATGTAAAAGTCCGCGTAGAAATTTGTGGCACTTGTCGCAGCGCTCCAGCGATTGGAAACTGGACTCAACCATGCGATGAGGCGGAGTAAGAGCCGAGTGAGAATTCGAATCGGCTTCGCTGCCATTGGCCGACGCCGCCAATAATTCAAACTCTTTGCTCGTTGAGCGTTGACACAATTCGTCGATGCAGACGAGGATGGCTTTCTGGTGGAACTCATCCTTGACCCCCATATTCTAAGCAAACGAGACGGCACAACAAatcaattcaaatgaaaactcAAAAGAATAAGACACACAGTTCCAGCTAACGGACCAAATAAGGATATACGAGCCAGGGCAatcacacacagacacacaaggTCATCCGacgaaacacacacaaaaaagagagagagagagagagagacttaTAGCGTTCGTCCAATCAGATTGACACCCCGCCAAAGGAAAAGGAAGGCCAGGGGGAAATCGCCCCCAACGTCCGGAAGAGCACAGACAAGCGTCCGGAAATGAAAGCGTATGGTCTTTTTTATTGACGAAGCCATTTTCAAAGATCAATCATCTgcctattttttttgtgttttattattatttcttttttctttattttcattaCTATTCAAGTGAAACCaaatgttaattttattttttctcaattcccccccccccatcctttttcttttaaatttttccttcttgGCAACCGGTCGGTGCGGATTGTTGGGAACCGGTGGAAACCAGTTGGCTCTGGTTTCGTGGCATGTGCTATTCGATCCAGCGCAATCGGCGGTGGAAGCCACTCTACGACGATATCAATCAAGAGAGTGAAACCGACAGATGTGGCTATagggtaataaaaaaatacatatattGATATCTttcacacacgcacacaaaaatCCTGGCATTCAGCATTCGTCGTAGTGCGGAGTAGATGTCGAACtatacttttcaaaaatgaCTTTATCTATTTACTTTGCTTTCGCTCTCTCTGTGTGTCTCTCTTGTCTTTCTATTTATGAATCTTTTAAATTCTTTGTTCGGCCAGTAATTCAATGCCGCATAACCTCAGATTACATCTTCACATCTCAGGCTTTCTCGTCAAAAGTTTGCTATTTccaacaaaaaatttcaataaatcaaaacaattgaaaagcAAACAGCCAATCGACTTTGGGACCTCCCAACATTAACGATGAGAATCGATCGGATGTTACACGAAGACAGAACTCCCACACCAACATTCTTGGCCGTACGATGCTAGTCTTCCCAAataaaccccccccccccaaaaaaaaaatgtgtagcGTAGCAATTCAAGATAGACGAATAAACCGGGTCACGTAAATTCCTACGACgttcctctctttttttttttttttttcctgttgaaACTACATCGATCTCGGGAAGAGGTCTGATATGAGTAaatgcgcgcgcgcgcgcgtcATCAGGGCGAAGAGTTGCCCCCACGTGTACGACCTCCAGTGGCACAAAGGCACGTCGCCAAGATGCACTTATCAATGAATTGTTGGCAAAACTTTAGCTAAACAACTTTTGGATAAATGTGAAGTtgatatataaataaatatgacGGCGAAATAGGAAAGACAATCTAAACGAGAGAAGGCCAAGCGCCCGATGTGGACACACACACGAAACAAAAGATTGGACAGAATAGATAGgcaaaaaagaacaagactcttctttttttttttttttacacaaaatGCAAATGACTGCGACGACGACAATAGTCTCATAAATACGGCCAGGGTCttctttttatgtgtgtgtgtgaagagTTTCAAGATTTATAGCAAAGGCTGGTTGTATTTATATACCGGCCTGTGGGCTATCAGACCAATGCCATCGGATAAGAAACAAGACAGACGGTTGCCAATAAATCCCACCAATCTACGCACTCAATGAAGGCGTCCAtctcctttctctctcttcagCGATAacgccacacacacacacacacacaaaaagaagaaaaaaaaaagataggcGAAATTACCGTCAGTTTGTCCTTGTCCAAACTCAGCAAGTCAACGCCTTTGATGTCTTTCGACCGGAAGAGTTCCGCGTAGCGGTAGAGGTTCAGGGCTGCCATCCATTCGACCACGTGTGTCGACGTCCATTGGCTGATGGCCtgcaaaaaaaaccaaacgaaTTAAAACACACCAAataacatttaaaataaataaaaactaggAGAGAAACCAAAATAAATGGATCCACTTTAAACAATCTACCAAGGATGACGGCTAGACGATAAGGAAGTTGCCTTCAAGACAAACGTGCCCCCCAACCCCCCGGTCCCAAAAAAGGATCGCAAACAATTTCGAGCCCATTATGAATTGATTTGTATGGGTGACGGAAAtcaacgaacaaaaaaaaaaaaaggtcgcATATCTAATGGGAGGAAACCAGCCTCTTTGCAACAACAAGAAATTGATAGAAACACACGAAGGCCATTTCGTTTCGCCTTTTACGACTGTTGgctgggggggggggacagcAAAGAGGAGCGGGAGGagttgtgtgtgtgatgtACTCGCGGGCGATCGTACTGCACGcgctatataaaaaaaaacaggcccGCCAACAGAAGGCAAAAAGCCCAAACACAAGCAGAAGAagcggccaaaaatgaaaggaaCAAGAGAGAAGGGTCGGACTAGGCACGTGGAGGCGCGATCGATTTcatcgatttttatttttcttttttcttacgTTGTTTGAAAATGGgtggaagggggggggggaagaaaagaagtaaaaaaaaaacaaccccACACCACCCTATCTTGTGATTTGACATTCTAACTAGTCCGCACGTGAAAAGAGGAGCTCGAAATGAACGTTCGACAATAGATGATTTTCTCTCCTAACTcctgcccccccccccttctccACTTCAAAAATAGGGGAAAAGAGGGAGGGGAGGGGGATTGTGAGGGGAATTtccgggattttttttttcttttttttttaggggacTGGCTCATAAAGTTCAACTACAACGAGGCCGTGACTGTATGGGATTATCTGTTCGTACGCGATGGCATTTTCGTTtatccgtttttcttttttttaaaaaaaaaaaaaaaagaaaaggacgaGGTCACCTGGGCCGAGGccgtttctatttttttttatgttgttcTGGGAACACAATAGGCAGACGATCcttgggaaaaaaagaaagaaaaaattcgaatCATTTAAAAACCCTACTCCCGAATTAAGAAAATTGGCACGTTGTCCTAACCTCAACAGCGTACGAAACTAATTGCTGAAAACAAATGCCGCGTGAATATTTGATTTCACTTGAAAATCtcgttttgtttgatttttgaatttgcattttttaaagCGAACATTTGCCACTGACTTTCGTTTCAATGAATtcttgcatttaaaaaaagaaaattcccaTTTTTAGCGTAGGTCGTCGCGTCCAGTACACGGGCACCTAGAGACACGCGTTACTAGGCGCCGCTCCTGCAAACTGCTGCCTTGCCATTGGCTCCGTCCTCGGCCAATCGTCTAACGGATCGATGTTTTCAGCTCATAGACGGGGTTGGCAGAGTGGGAGGGGAGGACGACTACACGAACGAGCGTAGCACGGACTAGGGGGAAACAGCTAAACGCACTGTACTCCccttttcctcctctttttaaGGGGGGGATTTGGCGATTTTTGCAACATTCATCACCGGCaaatggaaacaaaacaaaacaaaacaaaacaaaaatggccaAGGCTATGCACGAGCGTAACAACATGCGTTCAAATGCTCTGTGTTTATGGTACGCATTTATCTGCGAATAATATATTCGCCGTGCTAATTTGTGACTTCCAACAGTCtagaataaaataataatatttaaacccgcccactttttttcttttctttttttcgttgacGAATTCCCGTCCCCAATCCCGGCCCGTGTGTTTCACACGTCCGTGACTCTCGCCGGAACGGAGTGGCCGTCCTTCACTGTCTTCGAATCTATGCCAAAATTTCCAATAGATTTAAGCTCCACGTGGATAGTATTCcactctttttctcttttcttttcttgttgtgtCTTGTTTTATCCCGTTGCCCTCAAACGTCTGAAAAATGAAGGGAGACTTGTGGTTGTTCGCCTTCAGACTTTTAAACTGGTTTCGGCAACCTGTTTGCCAGTCGAGTTCAAAACTATTTttacaccttttttttttggccgagAATGTCTTATATAGTAGCAAAACCATGTTTGCTGTActctcttatttttattctcgTCTGGCTAAAATGCACAATGAATACATTACATTCCCAGTTCCACtctccctcccccccaccccacttttttgtttagtgTGTGTCTTGTTTTAAAGC
Proteins encoded in this region:
- the LOC116922036 gene encoding LOW QUALITY PROTEIN: uncharacterized protein LOC116922036 (The sequence of the model RefSeq protein was modified relative to this genomic sequence to represent the inferred CDS: deleted 2 bases in 2 codons) produces the protein MSSTDHEFKNLTLKDIRVHREKIQQFLDTTYNRAENAVENLFVNGSNPDVLENLDMMNTVLKECREKLATVANAIPDEKHNLCPSNQNQEATGSVCNLIVPKTSIVFNKPYLVEILSPGSPSRFWLKLESTSVESLEEQLNVAYRNCTPLKMLPCPGTFVVCLHSGKYCRGKVITAMEFKTAATTLEIILVDYGETITAAVDQLYSIQKSFCLEPAHGLLCAMHDLEPVKEIWEPNAILFFNQSCESIIAVFRRPPKEHENTETFLNYIPDYYVSLRNRDCKKIMDVAMAMIEKGMGKPFNPHPLSHAVSSDLVNNEPPRVQESFSESLSFEMEPKESLLKTNLSLKSSTLSANQKSKSIKSLNVDAQEFVSPRPYFVENKQQNAENGTRNRSDQDENLMGTKRTSCSGSANVALSSATDQNAKIRAIPLKISTTKKSSPATLTSNMVDDIDALLFVPPANRASPLQSYSLEHNSSDAIPSDVLFRDPPDPLLMKQFLDSDHQDSNKTPISLRYQYGSILKPRKSPALGNSSLNTLYCRFSHVISPTHFYVHLRDEISTIVKPLSERLNELYENSQPVPVTQPEVGSFWVVQEKQTNFWSRAEILSVETNDEIGWKTPGEIKHKTTCTVFLVDWGNVEVVAVCHLRPLVKEIVKIPCLALLCRLDGIYPFQKSENSEEWSLDATDKFIELAGIDQELTALFSSTHLDRNGALPLLMLKDGDDQKYSVNEQLVLLGFASSNVFQEAASITKIYNFPFKVVTTGYTFSEQPVLDDVESEWGDPMYDDYYSPMNTAALNTENYDSVTTGYIPKDEERICRFFAAKGSCYKGIKCDHLHSNERKNVSTEDKIEVYVHIPSLHLVSGSLVHVQVTCVLSAFRFYGILPHGTRNLQYASTDDEESETLESLQKALQEEYTTNYFPHRITVAPSAGDIVIARSPEDNKWYRGRVMEEGENDFFGIYFVDYGNSQLVHMRNICNPMPRFVHLPTQAVEMFLNGVETSAEANTIEAQNVLVSLIKNRDLVARVVHIMPFVCVDLYDTSGPPEIDVASEMIRLKVARKAKRKPFCLQKRGKEVAG